The Uranotaenia lowii strain MFRU-FL unplaced genomic scaffold, ASM2978415v1 HiC_scaffold_343, whole genome shotgun sequence genomic interval TTACGACAAACCATTACCGTTTTGTCCGTTTCTGGAAGTTCAATTGATTTTAACTGATCGGTTGAGACAAAACGAAGTTAAGATCTTACCGAAGCTATTCGTACTTTGTCGTCGATACATCTCGACACACGATCTCCGATGAACCAAACGATGCGTGATCGCTTGATACTTCTTGCGAAAATCTTTTTCCGAATCTGTAGATCCCCTACGATCGGCTACATCTCGTGGAGCCCGATCAAATGATCCATCTCCACTCAAATCGTACCTACGCCAAACGTCTCGATCGGCAATGCAGATCCACAATCCTGCCTTGTAGTTCCCATGGTAGATTCCTTGCTCCGGTTCCGCTTGATGCTCCGTGTACGGAGCTACAGGCGCGACACAAGGTGAAGATCCTGCGGGTCGCAGATTGTTCGGCTCCGTCTCATCCCGACCTCGCTCTTCGCTCTGCGGAACAAAATTATCCTCTCAATCACTTTCAACACCCGAAAAACCAAAAACTCACCTTCGCTCGGTACTCCTGGCGCGATTTGAAGTGACGCGATCGATCGGCGTGCCGGTCTTCGGAGCGAAATCGCTTGTCCATCTTCTTGTACAGCCGGGTGTGGACGGTTTTGGTGCAGTCGGGTGAATCGGCAAAGCCTTCCGGGGGCTGTACGATATCCGGTCGATCGCCGTCGGTCGAGTCGAGCGTTAGGGCGGTGGTCATCGATTCTTCCGACTCGCCGGCGGCTCCAGTTCCGGTTCCCGTCCCGGATTCGACCTCCTTGCCGCAATGGTGGCAGTGGACCTGTGGGGGGATTTGGAGCGATGATTGTTTTGGAACCGATATAATGAttggaacaaaattgaaaagatttagACCTAATTTGATGCATCAAATAGCTCACCTGTTGATCGGATTGGGACAATCCGTCCGCCTCGCTGTAGAACACCGAATCGGACCCGGGAGATACGGACCGCAGCGACTCGGTGGAAATTGCTTTCAATCGTTGTTCCGTAGGGGGCATCTTCTGTTTCCGGGGCGAGCTTCCCGAAGGTGGACTTTTAATTTGTGAGTAATACTGAGCTGGACTCAATTTTGGCACGGTCACATGCGCCGGCAGCGTTGAACTCGGAGGTTTTTCCGGACTCCGTATCAAGGGAGTCTTGGCCCGTCGCATCGGTGTACTCGCAGCGATCGTCGTTTCCTCTCCACCGGTTGCCGTTCGTGCTCGAGGTGACTTTCTAGTCTTAGGCCGGAACCGTTTCTGCTTACCGCTAGGGCTCGCTCCATCCAATACGTTTAGTGCACTTTTGTCCTCGGGGGATAGCTTCTTGAAGCCAGGGCTCGGCTGTCTCAGCATCGGAGTCGTGTAAGTTCTTAGGGAATCTTTGTCAAACTCAAGCTTGAAGGTGCTCTTTTTCCTTCGACGCTCTTCCTCATTCCAATCGCGACCCCTCCGAGCACCTCTCGTTAAAGTTCCCTTGCCCAAGTCTTTTTCGTCGTGAGATGACGAGTATCGCTTTTCGCTGCGTTCGTCATCAGATATGGATTCGGGTTTGATCTTGATCTTTCCACCCATCGCTTTTGGCAGCACTGTCGTTCGAGGAGGAGAACTTTTCTTCGTTGCCATCGCGTAGC includes:
- the LOC129759960 gene encoding uncharacterized protein LOC129759960, which encodes MIPAHHSQPSITATGTGATPSGSSNRAPHSVIQSPRFEHAKLKSLDERDLGSEGSTTEDYATCTDNSKRTGPPSSSAHAGPAGAKANATQEGSSFESASSLYSLARVDAISEDTPPVEEIPQSPPHIPVLPKASPAHSVSSSSSESYAMATKKSSPPRTTVLPKAMGGKIKIKPESISDDERSEKRYSSSHDEKDLGKGTLTRGARRGRDWNEEERRRKKSTFKLEFDKDSLRTYTTPMLRQPSPGFKKLSPEDKSALNVLDGASPSGKQKRFRPKTRKSPRARTATGGEETTIAASTPMRRAKTPLIRSPEKPPSSTLPAHVTVPKLSPAQYYSQIKSPPSGSSPRKQKMPPTEQRLKAISTESLRSVSPGSDSVFYSEADGLSQSDQQVHCHHCGKEVESGTGTGTGAAGESEESMTTALTLDSTDGDRPDIVQPPEGFADSPDCTKTVHTRLYKKMDKRFRSEDRHADRSRHFKSRQEYRAKSEERGRDETEPNNLRPAGSSPCVAPVAPYTEHQAEPEQGIYHGNYKAGLWICIADRDVWRRYDLSGDGSFDRAPRDVADRRGSTDSEKDFRKKYQAITHRLVHRRSCVEMYRRQSTNSFETDKTVMVCRKSGEFGFRIHGSKPVVVSAIEPETPAETSGLEVGDIVLSVNGIPVIDKSHSEVVKIAHAGSDTLELEVARTIGVLSPLDDTTSNPSLYSGFLWRNSTTNPGKWIRRWFLLRPDHCLYYYKSELDNQPIGAIMLTNHKVDRLTIEASGKAFSFAVDTEEGTKVQLAGDTDEAASRWIAIISHAAQQSDPWLENSARNLRLSVSGIHKPDCAGPLTKLGSKWRSWTKRYCVLKDAVLYFYHDAGSKNAFGMACLQGYRVQPSSAGGKKYAFEIVPPELTLRHYYFHTDTEMDKKRWVAALEYSIDRWMKAG